The following coding sequences lie in one Candidatus Eisenbacteria bacterium genomic window:
- the uvrC gene encoding excinuclease ABC subunit UvrC yields the protein MKQPKGLDRLPDHPGVYLMKDGGGRVIYVGKANRLRRRVRSYFQRHHESARLRALVSRIESVETVLVDSETEALILEQNLIKEHRPRYNVRLKDDKRYPFIKITVQERFPRVFATRRVEADGALYFGPYTDAKAMHRVLRLVHRIFPVRTCRHDPDRKGVRLCLDFQIGKCLGPCEGRIGEEEYGRMVEKIILLLKGKNDRLVKDLRAEMERAGAEKRYEAAAILRDQARAVERVTERQRITSTDRADRDVIALSSGEGEDVAVLLRIREGKMSGKEAFPIRSGAEEDPLGSFLKQVYAGGAGAPDEILCDREVEDREAIEAWLSAERGRSVRIHAPLRGEKRRLVDLARANAEHERESLLLRKLARKDRTYEALRVLQRVLELPVLPRRIECFDISNLGDRDLVGSSVSFRDGLPEKGRYRRYRIRTVEGIDDFASIGEIVGRRFLRMLADGDPLPDLVVVDGGKGQLGAALSAVRVLGVTDVTLVGLAKREEEVFREGVGDPLRLEAGPALYLLQRIRDEAHRFAITYQRRTRGKGVTRSALDTVPGLGADRKARLLERFRSIEGILRAGEEGIRTVPGIGPVLARRILDRLGGGSVR from the coding sequence ATGAAGCAGCCGAAGGGTCTCGACCGCCTGCCGGACCACCCCGGCGTCTATCTGATGAAGGACGGCGGCGGGCGGGTGATTTACGTGGGGAAGGCGAACCGCCTGCGGCGGCGTGTGCGGAGCTATTTTCAGAGACACCACGAGTCGGCGCGCCTCCGGGCGCTCGTCTCCCGCATCGAATCGGTGGAGACGGTGTTGGTCGACTCGGAGACGGAAGCGCTCATCCTCGAGCAAAACCTGATCAAGGAGCACCGCCCCCGGTACAACGTCCGCCTCAAGGACGATAAGCGCTACCCCTTCATCAAGATCACCGTGCAGGAACGTTTTCCCCGGGTCTTCGCGACCAGGAGGGTGGAGGCGGACGGCGCGCTCTACTTCGGGCCGTATACGGACGCCAAAGCGATGCACCGGGTCCTTCGCCTGGTGCATCGGATCTTTCCCGTACGCACCTGCCGGCACGATCCGGACCGGAAGGGGGTGCGGCTCTGCCTCGACTTCCAGATCGGCAAGTGTCTCGGTCCCTGTGAGGGACGAATCGGCGAGGAAGAGTACGGGCGGATGGTGGAGAAGATCATCCTCCTTCTTAAAGGGAAAAACGATCGACTCGTGAAGGATCTGCGCGCGGAGATGGAGAGGGCCGGCGCGGAGAAACGGTACGAGGCCGCGGCGATCCTGAGGGACCAGGCGCGCGCGGTGGAGCGGGTGACGGAACGGCAGAGGATCACCAGTACGGATCGAGCCGACCGCGACGTAATCGCCCTCTCCTCGGGAGAGGGGGAGGATGTGGCGGTGCTCCTGCGGATTCGGGAAGGGAAGATGAGCGGGAAGGAGGCGTTTCCGATCCGGAGCGGGGCCGAGGAGGATCCCCTCGGGTCCTTCCTGAAACAGGTCTACGCCGGAGGCGCGGGCGCACCGGACGAAATCCTCTGCGACCGTGAAGTGGAGGACCGGGAGGCGATCGAGGCGTGGCTCTCCGCGGAGAGGGGACGGTCGGTCCGGATCCACGCCCCTCTTCGCGGCGAGAAGCGGCGGCTGGTCGATCTGGCCCGGGCGAACGCGGAGCACGAGCGGGAATCGCTGCTTCTCCGGAAGCTGGCGCGCAAGGACCGCACTTACGAGGCGCTCCGGGTGCTGCAGCGCGTTCTCGAACTTCCCGTCCTGCCGAGGCGGATCGAGTGCTTCGACATCTCCAACCTGGGGGACCGAGATCTGGTCGGATCGTCGGTCTCCTTTCGAGACGGTCTCCCCGAGAAGGGGCGTTACCGGCGTTATCGCATCCGGACCGTGGAAGGAATCGACGACTTCGCGTCCATAGGGGAGATCGTGGGACGGCGGTTCCTGAGGATGCTCGCGGACGGGGATCCCCTCCCCGACCTGGTGGTGGTGGACGGTGGGAAGGGGCAGTTGGGGGCGGCTCTCTCCGCGGTCCGCGTCCTCGGCGTGACGGATGTGACCCTGGTCGGACTCGCCAAAAGGGAAGAGGAGGTGTTCCGGGAAGGAGTGGGGGATCCGTTGCGCCTCGAGGCGGGGCCCGCGCTCTACCTGCTGCAGAGGATCCGTGACGAGGCGCACCGTTTTGCGATCACTTATCAGCGCCGCACGCGCGGAAAGGGGGTGACCCGATCGGCGCTCGATACCGTCCCCGGTCTCGGCGCGGATCGCAAGGCGCGCCTTCTCGAGAGGTTTCGGTCGATCGAGGGGATTCTCCGCGCGGGGGAAGAGGGGATCCGGACCGTTCCCGGAATCGGCCCGGTGCTGGCGAGACGGATCCTCGATCGTCTCGGCGGAGGGAGCGTCCGATGA
- the xerD gene encoding site-specific tyrosine recombinase XerD: MSRRGVPPLRLVLGEFLAFLKTERGLAANTIESYRRDLERYLAFLLKEGIQRPEAILPVHPARFAEGEAARGLGARTLARRASSLRMFHRFLVRERILDRDPTARLLSPRLPLRLPHALPVAEVARLLDRIEPTIPLGLRDRAMFEFLYATGMRVSELTDFPARSLHAKEGFALVVGKGGKERIVPVGGRALRFVERYRRDARDRLLKGRRGETLFLNWRGAPLSRMGVWKILRRRAREAGITTHLSPHTLRHSFATHLLEGGANLRDVQEMLGHSDLSTTQIYTAVDRSYLKEVHRTFHPRG; the protein is encoded by the coding sequence ATGAGCCGTCGCGGCGTTCCTCCTTTACGACTCGTGCTGGGGGAGTTTCTCGCCTTTCTGAAAACGGAGAGGGGGCTCGCCGCGAACACCATCGAGAGCTACCGGCGCGACCTGGAGCGATACCTGGCTTTCCTGCTGAAAGAGGGGATCCAGCGGCCTGAGGCGATTCTCCCCGTTCACCCGGCCCGCTTCGCCGAGGGGGAGGCCGCGCGGGGGCTGGGGGCGCGCACACTCGCGCGGCGCGCTTCCTCGCTCCGGATGTTCCACCGTTTTCTGGTGAGAGAAAGGATCCTCGACCGCGACCCGACGGCGCGCCTCCTCTCGCCGCGACTCCCCCTCCGTCTACCGCACGCGCTCCCCGTGGCCGAGGTCGCCCGTTTGCTCGACCGCATCGAGCCGACGATTCCCCTCGGTCTCCGGGACCGGGCGATGTTCGAGTTTCTCTACGCCACCGGGATGCGCGTCTCCGAGCTGACCGACTTTCCGGCACGGTCGCTTCACGCGAAGGAGGGTTTCGCGCTGGTGGTCGGCAAGGGGGGAAAGGAGCGAATCGTTCCGGTGGGAGGGCGGGCCCTCCGCTTCGTGGAGCGTTATCGCCGCGACGCCCGGGACCGTCTCCTCAAGGGGAGGCGGGGGGAGACCCTCTTCCTGAACTGGCGGGGCGCTCCTCTTTCCCGGATGGGCGTCTGGAAAATCCTGCGACGACGCGCCCGGGAGGCGGGGATCACCACGCATCTCTCGCCGCACACGCTCCGGCACAGCTTCGCGACGCATCTCCTCGAGGGAGGCGCTAACCTCCGCGACGTGCAGGAGATGCTCGGCCACAGCGATCTCTCCACGACACAGATCTACACCGCGGTGGATCGATCCTATTTGAAGGAAGTACACCGCACCTTCCACCCGCGCGGGTGA
- a CDS encoding segregation/condensation protein A: MVSIAEEIRGTGYRVQLEKFEGPLDLLLYLIKRDEIDIYDIPISRIADQYLEHVQMMQMLDLDVAGEFLVMAATLMRIKAKMLLPRPAEDEEEEEEDPREELVRRLLEYRRYKRAAEQLTRDREERRLLVGRTRFMPEEDEEGEEEDPPELQVPVDMVGLLRVFAQLIERAPRIDPYEVILDEYNMEEKAELIERRLGEEEQVEFTSLFGEEPPKQEVIVTFIAVLELLRLQRIRMVQAGLFGRIWIRRRTEVPDGIPAEQQHETGP; this comes from the coding sequence ATGGTATCCATCGCCGAGGAAATCCGGGGAACCGGGTATCGGGTGCAGCTCGAGAAGTTCGAGGGACCTCTCGATCTGTTGCTCTACCTGATCAAGCGGGACGAGATCGACATCTACGACATCCCCATCTCGCGGATCGCCGACCAGTATTTGGAACACGTGCAGATGATGCAGATGCTCGACCTGGACGTGGCCGGCGAATTCCTCGTCATGGCGGCGACGCTCATGCGGATCAAGGCGAAGATGCTCCTCCCCCGCCCCGCGGAGGACGAGGAGGAGGAAGAGGAGGATCCGCGGGAGGAACTGGTCCGCCGGCTCCTGGAGTACCGGCGGTACAAGCGCGCGGCGGAGCAGCTCACGCGGGACCGGGAGGAACGGCGGTTGCTCGTGGGGCGCACGCGGTTTATGCCGGAGGAGGACGAGGAGGGGGAGGAGGAGGACCCGCCGGAGCTGCAGGTCCCTGTCGACATGGTCGGGCTGCTGCGGGTGTTCGCGCAGCTCATCGAGCGGGCGCCCCGAATCGATCCTTACGAGGTCATCCTCGACGAATACAACATGGAAGAGAAGGCGGAGCTGATCGAGCGGCGTCTCGGCGAGGAGGAGCAGGTCGAGTTTACCAGCCTCTTCGGCGAGGAGCCTCCCAAGCAGGAGGTGATCGTCACCTTCATCGCCGTGCTCGAGCTGCTTCGCCTCCAACGGATCCGCATGGTCCAGGCCGGTCTCTTCGGCCGCATCTGGATCCGGCGGCGAACGGAAGTGCCGGATGGAATCCCAGCAGAACAACAACACGAAACGGGTCCTTGA
- the scpB gene encoding SMC-Scp complex subunit ScpB, translated as MESQQNNNTKRVLEALFFAADEPMTIRQIRRILPEAEAKEIQDAVRELREEYDREGRSFQVVEIERGYQIFTRKEYFSWIRKMRTDLKAMRLSRAAVETLAIIAYRQPVTRPEIEQIRGVDAGGVLKTLLDRNLITLRGRAEGVGRPILYGTTDHFLNHFGLKGLEDLPRIEELTELMKAQEMEEVEEEVERRLGPAEEEGPEEGEGGEILDGDAFSEGEGVPEEANSEEEETPPSGASAEDPVIVEAEAEGDAVETEETALSPHAEEATEEEPAEAPGSGPDRSAAGGG; from the coding sequence ATGGAATCCCAGCAGAACAACAACACGAAACGGGTCCTTGAAGCCCTTTTCTTCGCCGCCGACGAGCCGATGACGATCCGCCAGATCCGGCGGATTCTACCCGAGGCGGAGGCGAAGGAGATCCAAGACGCGGTCCGGGAGCTCAGGGAGGAGTACGACCGGGAGGGACGGAGCTTCCAGGTCGTCGAGATCGAGCGGGGTTACCAGATTTTCACGCGGAAGGAGTATTTCTCCTGGATCCGGAAGATGCGCACCGACCTGAAGGCGATGCGTCTTTCCCGGGCGGCTGTGGAGACGCTGGCGATCATCGCCTATCGGCAGCCCGTAACCCGGCCCGAGATCGAACAGATCCGGGGCGTCGACGCCGGCGGGGTCCTCAAGACCCTTCTCGACAGGAATCTGATCACTCTCCGCGGGCGGGCCGAGGGAGTGGGAAGGCCGATCCTGTACGGCACGACCGATCACTTTCTCAACCATTTTGGATTAAAGGGTCTGGAGGACCTTCCCAGGATCGAGGAGCTGACGGAGCTGATGAAGGCGCAGGAGATGGAAGAGGTGGAGGAGGAGGTGGAGCGCCGCCTCGGCCCGGCCGAGGAGGAGGGACCGGAGGAAGGAGAGGGCGGAGAGATTCTCGACGGGGATGCGTTCTCGGAGGGGGAAGGGGTCCCGGAAGAGGCGAATTCCGAGGAGGAAGAGACGCCTCCCTCCGGGGCTTCGGCGGAGGATCCGGTCATCGTCGAGGCGGAAGCGGAAGGGGATGCCGTGGAAACGGAAGAGACGGCGCTCTCCCCGCATGCGGAAGAGGCGACGGAGGAGGAGCCCGCAGAGGCTCCGGGGTCGGGACCCGACCGGTCCGCCGCGGGCGGTGGGTAA
- a CDS encoding rRNA pseudouridine synthase — MGETIRINRFLASAGLGSRRKVEEMVLAGRVTVNGQPVRDLTVRIDPERDRVRVGARVVQVPRRVVYILFHKPVNVITTSFDPEGRRTVFDFLRGAPHPLFPVGRLDRMSEGLLLLTNDGPLAHRLAHPRYHVRRVYRLRVAGAIDDARIRRFQGGVRIEGRTARPEEVTLIHRGKRTTTLEVVLQEGRNREIRRICEAQELNVERLLRIRLGPLSLRGLAAGEWRHLTETELDRLRLSVRLGTA; from the coding sequence GTGGGTGAAACGATACGCATTAACCGTTTTCTGGCTTCCGCGGGCCTGGGGTCCCGGCGGAAGGTGGAGGAGATGGTCCTCGCGGGGCGGGTGACCGTGAATGGGCAGCCGGTGCGGGATCTCACCGTCCGGATCGATCCGGAGAGAGACCGGGTCCGCGTGGGCGCCCGGGTCGTTCAGGTGCCTCGCCGGGTCGTGTACATTTTGTTCCATAAGCCGGTGAACGTCATCACCACCTCATTCGATCCCGAGGGGAGAAGGACCGTCTTCGACTTCCTCCGCGGCGCGCCCCATCCCCTTTTCCCCGTCGGGAGGCTCGACCGGATGAGCGAGGGGCTGCTTTTGCTCACCAACGACGGTCCTCTCGCCCATCGGCTCGCCCATCCTCGATACCACGTCCGCCGTGTCTACCGGCTCCGCGTGGCCGGCGCGATCGACGACGCGCGGATCCGCCGTTTCCAGGGGGGTGTGCGGATCGAAGGGCGCACCGCCCGCCCGGAGGAGGTGACCCTGATCCATCGCGGCAAGAGGACCACCACCTTGGAGGTGGTGCTCCAGGAAGGGCGGAACCGGGAAATCCGGAGGATTTGCGAGGCCCAGGAGTTGAACGTGGAGAGATTGCTCCGGATCCGTCTCGGACCGCTCTCGCTCCGCGGCTTGGCGGCCGGAGAGTGGCGCCATCTGACCGAAACCGAACTGGACCGCCTGCGCCTCTCGGTGCGTCTCGGAACGGCGTGA
- the aroF gene encoding 3-deoxy-7-phosphoheptulonate synthase codes for MILYLHSNVSRADREDLLGLLARRGARVVEATDPPGRVLALVGEEGASDPAEWERHPAVERVLLPATPYHLVHRDFHPERPGVRAGELLFGGEKVPVIAGPCSVEVEIDLVALARFLRDAGASALRGGAYKMRTSPYTFQGLGEEGLARLAEARQATGLPVVTEVADPRDLDRVCRIADVVQVGARSAQNISLLKEVGRAGKPVLLKRGMMSTLGEYLLAAEHVVAAGNDRVILCERGIRTFEGATRNTLDLSAVPVLQRESWLPVIVDPSHGTGHRRWVAPMALAAVAAGADGLMIEVHPDPDAALSDGDQSLLPETFHELMDRLRRVASAVGREM; via the coding sequence ATGATCCTTTATTTACATAGCAATGTCTCCCGGGCCGACCGGGAAGATCTACTCGGGCTTCTGGCGCGCCGGGGGGCGCGGGTGGTCGAGGCCACCGACCCGCCGGGACGCGTTCTCGCGTTGGTCGGAGAGGAGGGGGCGTCCGATCCGGCGGAGTGGGAGCGGCATCCGGCGGTGGAGCGCGTCCTTCTCCCGGCAACGCCCTATCATCTCGTCCACCGGGACTTTCACCCGGAACGGCCGGGGGTGCGCGCGGGAGAGCTCCTTTTCGGCGGCGAGAAGGTGCCGGTGATCGCCGGGCCCTGCTCGGTGGAGGTGGAGATCGACCTGGTCGCCCTGGCGCGCTTTCTCCGGGATGCGGGCGCGTCGGCGCTCCGGGGGGGCGCGTACAAGATGCGCACGTCTCCCTACACCTTTCAAGGGCTCGGGGAGGAGGGGCTCGCCCGGCTCGCCGAGGCGCGCCAAGCGACCGGCCTCCCGGTGGTGACGGAGGTGGCCGACCCGCGGGACTTGGACCGGGTATGCCGCATCGCCGACGTGGTGCAGGTGGGGGCCCGCAGCGCCCAAAATATTTCGCTTCTCAAGGAGGTGGGGCGGGCCGGAAAGCCGGTGCTCCTCAAGCGCGGAATGATGAGCACCCTCGGGGAGTACCTGCTGGCGGCGGAACATGTCGTCGCCGCCGGGAACGACCGGGTGATTCTCTGCGAGCGGGGGATCCGGACCTTCGAGGGGGCGACGCGGAACACCCTCGACCTCTCGGCGGTGCCGGTGCTCCAGCGGGAGAGCTGGCTGCCGGTGATCGTCGATCCTTCCCACGGCACCGGGCATCGGCGATGGGTGGCGCCCATGGCGCTCGCGGCGGTCGCCGCCGGCGCGGACGGCCTGATGATCGAGGTGCACCCCGACCCGGACGCCGCGCTTTCCGACGGAGACCAGTCGCTCCTCCCGGAGACCTTTCATGAGCTGATGGATCGTCTGCGGCGGGTGGCGTCGGCGGTCGGCCGCGAGATGTAG
- the aroA gene encoding 3-phosphoshikimate 1-carboxyvinyltransferase has product MLPGASPSGTFRPPGDKSITHRGLLLGAMAEGTTLLLGANRGEDCRALEGALSALGVAITEEGEALRIEGSGGRLRPPGGTLHLGNAGTGLRLLAGLLASQRFDARLDGDDSLRRRPMGRIVEPLRRMGALVEGREGGRFPPLFIRGGPLRGIDWRTEVASAQVKSSILLAGLRAEGWTSVTEPALSRDHTERMIPYMGGKLLREGLTVRVEGGTSLRGRRIRVGGDPSAAAFPLAMALLSPEGRVTAEGILANGTRTAFLDVLERMGARILREPEEGGAEEGAEESIRVTAEGGGALRGTVIGGDEIPRLIDEIPLLAVVGARSSGVFTVRDARELRRKESDRIAATVRLLRAFGAEAEERPDGFTVRGELSLRGTRVESGGDHRIAMAAVAAGLAAAGETIVEGSACAGVSFPGFMETLAALGLGGSITEEERCEG; this is encoded by the coding sequence ATCCTTCCGGGCGCGTCCCCCTCCGGTACGTTCCGTCCTCCGGGCGACAAGTCGATCACCCATCGGGGCCTTTTGCTCGGCGCGATGGCGGAGGGAACCACCCTTCTGCTCGGAGCGAACCGGGGAGAGGACTGCCGGGCTCTGGAGGGTGCGCTCTCGGCCCTCGGCGTGGCGATCACCGAAGAGGGGGAGGCGCTCCGGATCGAGGGGAGTGGCGGCCGCCTCCGGCCGCCCGGCGGGACGCTCCACTTGGGGAACGCCGGCACGGGTCTCCGTCTTCTGGCGGGGTTGCTCGCCTCGCAACGGTTCGATGCCCGCCTTGATGGGGATGATTCCCTCCGCCGCCGGCCCATGGGCCGGATCGTCGAGCCGCTTCGGCGAATGGGGGCTCTTGTCGAGGGGCGCGAGGGAGGGCGGTTTCCGCCCCTCTTTATCCGGGGCGGCCCCCTGCGGGGGATCGATTGGCGGACGGAAGTCGCGTCGGCGCAGGTCAAGTCGTCGATCCTCCTCGCCGGGCTCCGCGCCGAGGGGTGGACGAGCGTCACCGAACCCGCCCTCTCCCGGGATCACACCGAGAGGATGATCCCCTACATGGGGGGGAAACTCCTGCGCGAAGGGCTCACCGTACGGGTCGAGGGAGGAACGTCCCTCCGTGGGAGGAGGATTCGGGTGGGTGGGGATCCTTCCGCCGCCGCGTTTCCCCTGGCGATGGCGCTCCTCTCGCCGGAAGGGCGGGTGACGGCGGAGGGGATCCTGGCGAACGGGACGCGCACCGCCTTTTTGGACGTGCTGGAGAGGATGGGTGCCCGGATCCTCCGGGAGCCGGAGGAAGGGGGAGCGGAGGAAGGGGCGGAAGAGAGCATCCGCGTGACCGCCGAGGGGGGAGGGGCGCTTCGGGGGACCGTGATCGGCGGGGACGAAATCCCCCGCCTGATCGACGAGATCCCCCTTCTCGCGGTGGTGGGCGCGCGCTCCTCGGGGGTCTTTACGGTCCGGGACGCGCGGGAACTCCGGCGGAAGGAGAGCGACCGGATCGCGGCGACGGTCCGCCTGCTCCGCGCCTTCGGTGCGGAGGCGGAAGAGCGACCGGACGGATTCACGGTGCGGGGGGAATTGTCGCTCCGGGGGACGCGCGTCGAGAGCGGCGGTGACCACCGGATCGCCATGGCCGCCGTCGCGGCGGGGCTCGCCGCGGCGGGAGAGACGATCGTGGAGGGGAGCGCTTGCGCGGGTGTTTCCTTCCCCGGGTTCATGGAAACGCTCGCCGCCCTCGGACTCGGCGGATCGATCACGGAGGAGGAGCGATGCGAGGGGTGA
- a CDS encoding (d)CMP kinase, translating to MRGVIAIDGPAGAGKSSTARKVAAALGYRYLDTGALYRALALSVIRAGAAEEGPERMTAIARGARVRAEWRGADEMGVFLDGEEVTRAIRDPEVTRLVSPLSAIPEVRELLIVLQREAAAAGGLVAEGRDIGTVVFPDAPLKIFLVADARERARRRRLELEAAGIRKDEKEILREIEERDRRDSGRATAPLRRAPDAVVVDTTGLSLEGQVERIVALAREAGLS from the coding sequence ATGCGAGGGGTGATCGCCATCGACGGACCGGCCGGGGCCGGAAAGAGCAGCACCGCCCGGAAGGTGGCGGCGGCGCTCGGCTATCGCTATCTGGACACCGGGGCGCTCTACAGGGCGCTGGCGCTCTCGGTGATTCGCGCCGGCGCGGCGGAAGAGGGGCCGGAGAGGATGACGGCGATCGCGCGCGGCGCACGCGTGCGGGCCGAGTGGCGCGGCGCCGACGAAATGGGGGTCTTTCTGGACGGCGAGGAGGTGACGCGGGCGATCCGCGACCCGGAGGTGACCCGCCTCGTCTCCCCCCTCTCGGCGATACCGGAAGTCCGTGAGCTGCTGATCGTCTTGCAGAGAGAGGCCGCGGCCGCCGGCGGTCTCGTGGCGGAGGGGCGGGACATCGGGACCGTGGTCTTCCCGGACGCCCCTCTCAAGATCTTCCTCGTCGCCGATGCGCGGGAGAGGGCGCGCCGCCGCCGTCTGGAGCTGGAGGCGGCGGGGATCCGCAAGGACGAGAAGGAGATCCTACGGGAGATCGAGGAGAGGGACCGGCGGGACTCCGGGAGGGCGACGGCCCCTCTCCGGCGGGCGCCGGACGCGGTGGTGGTCGATACCACCGGGCTCTCCCTGGAGGGGCAGGTCGAACGCATCGTCGCGCTCGCGCGGGAGGCGGGTCTGTCGTGA
- a CDS encoding 1-acyl-sn-glycerol-3-phosphate acyltransferase, with translation MKMRFHYAFAYQVLRFPLRLLWGFRVEGAEKLPREGGVLVASNHISYADPVVVGSGVPRELHYFAKVELFRNRWFGRMIRSYNAVPVRRGGVERETIARVVAILRGGGALLFFPEGTRSKDGRVGEARPGIGMIALSAGVPIVPVYVRGTRGMGRTLFRRGRLALFYGEPVDPEKVEGENRKDRYLRIGDRVIAEIRRLEANYG, from the coding sequence GTGAAGATGCGGTTCCATTACGCATTCGCCTATCAGGTGCTCCGCTTCCCCCTCCGTCTCCTCTGGGGTTTTCGCGTGGAGGGGGCGGAGAAGCTCCCGCGCGAGGGGGGAGTGCTGGTCGCGTCCAACCACATCTCCTATGCCGATCCGGTGGTGGTCGGCTCGGGCGTTCCCCGGGAGCTGCACTATTTCGCGAAGGTGGAACTCTTCCGGAACCGGTGGTTCGGGAGGATGATCCGGTCGTACAACGCGGTGCCGGTCCGCCGCGGGGGAGTGGAGCGGGAGACCATCGCCCGCGTGGTCGCCATCCTCCGCGGCGGAGGAGCGCTTCTCTTCTTTCCCGAGGGAACCCGCTCCAAGGACGGGCGCGTCGGGGAGGCCCGCCCCGGTATCGGGATGATCGCACTCTCCGCGGGGGTCCCCATCGTGCCCGTCTACGTCCGGGGGACCCGCGGCATGGGCCGCACCCTCTTCCGCCGGGGCCGTTTGGCGCTTTTCTACGGCGAGCCGGTCGATCCGGAGAAGGTGGAGGGGGAGAACCGGAAGGACCGATACCTCCGGATCGGGGATCGGGTGATCGCCGAAATCCGGCGGTTGGAGGCGAATTATGGGTAG
- the rpsA gene encoding 30S ribosomal protein S1, with protein MEDRHEERANRDHGYDRGRGRDRYDDDDALDADNAALDGSDLEPAPARIRFVNVDEDDDEGDRESLDAMLQIYEDSMKEIREGQIVRGTVLRVGESEVLVDVGFKSEGVISLSEFPEPINIKVGDEIDVYLEKLENQDGLVVLSKQRADFLKVWSRIKEAYDDNNVVEGRLVRRIKGGVVVDLFGVEAFLPGSQVALRQVPNLDDLIGHVYPFKIIKLNKRRRNIVVSRRVVLEEERNQKKEKLIKELEKGQIREGVVKNITDFGAFVDLGGIDGLLHITDMSWGRIGHPSEVVGIGDTIQVKVLEFDREKERISLGLKQLTPYPWEDVENRYPVNTRVDGRVVSITDYGAFVELEKGIEGLIHVSEMSWTRHIRHPSKILNVGDTVEAVVLKVDREAEKISLGLKQTEPDPWLTIEQRYPVGSKLSGKVRNLTNFGAFVEVEEGIDGLVHISDMSWTKRIKHANEIVKKGEDVEVMVLNIDKENRRISLGLKQVQDDPWEHMAVRLPEGSTIDAPITKVLDKGVVVDVGNDVEGFVPLSQITDNLTRDKDALQPDEILQLRVVRLDLANRRIVLSVKAYLEQEERDELAGYHRRQHQSAKTTIADLVDLSEAANAAPTDQEEEGDSA; from the coding sequence ATGGAGGACAGGCACGAGGAACGGGCGAACAGGGACCACGGTTACGATCGCGGCCGCGGCCGGGATCGTTACGACGATGACGACGCCCTGGACGCCGATAACGCAGCGCTGGACGGGAGCGATCTCGAACCGGCGCCCGCACGCATTCGCTTCGTCAACGTGGACGAGGACGACGACGAGGGAGATCGCGAATCCCTCGACGCGATGCTCCAGATCTACGAAGACTCGATGAAGGAGATTCGGGAGGGGCAGATCGTTCGCGGCACCGTCCTTCGCGTAGGCGAGAGTGAAGTGCTGGTCGACGTGGGCTTTAAGTCGGAAGGCGTGATCTCGTTGTCGGAGTTTCCCGAGCCGATCAACATCAAGGTCGGTGACGAGATCGATGTCTATCTGGAAAAGCTGGAAAACCAGGACGGCCTGGTGGTCCTTTCCAAGCAGCGGGCCGATTTCCTGAAGGTGTGGAGCCGGATCAAGGAGGCCTACGACGACAACAACGTCGTCGAGGGGCGTTTGGTCCGCCGCATCAAGGGGGGTGTCGTGGTGGACCTCTTCGGGGTGGAAGCGTTCCTCCCCGGATCGCAGGTCGCCCTCCGTCAGGTCCCCAACCTGGACGACCTGATCGGGCATGTGTACCCCTTCAAGATCATCAAGCTGAACAAGCGCCGCCGGAACATCGTCGTTTCCCGGCGCGTCGTTTTAGAAGAAGAGCGGAACCAGAAGAAAGAGAAGCTGATCAAGGAGCTGGAAAAGGGCCAGATCCGGGAAGGCGTGGTGAAGAACATCACCGACTTCGGCGCCTTCGTCGACCTGGGCGGCATCGACGGGCTCCTTCACATTACCGATATGTCCTGGGGTCGGATCGGGCACCCCTCGGAGGTGGTCGGCATCGGCGACACCATCCAGGTGAAAGTGCTCGAGTTCGATCGGGAGAAGGAGCGGATTTCGCTCGGCCTCAAGCAGCTGACCCCCTATCCATGGGAAGACGTGGAAAACCGTTACCCGGTCAATACCCGGGTGGACGGCCGGGTCGTGTCGATCACCGACTACGGCGCCTTCGTGGAGTTGGAGAAGGGGATCGAGGGACTCATTCACGTTTCGGAGATGTCGTGGACCCGTCACATCCGTCACCCTTCGAAGATCCTCAACGTCGGGGATACGGTGGAAGCGGTGGTGCTCAAGGTGGACCGGGAGGCGGAGAAGATCAGTCTCGGTCTCAAGCAAACGGAGCCCGATCCGTGGCTCACCATCGAGCAACGCTATCCGGTCGGATCGAAGTTGAGCGGGAAAGTCCGCAACCTCACAAACTTCGGCGCCTTCGTCGAAGTGGAGGAGGGGATCGACGGGCTGGTGCACATCTCCGACATGTCGTGGACCAAGAGGATCAAGCACGCCAACGAGATCGTCAAGAAGGGCGAAGACGTGGAAGTGATGGTCCTGAACATCGACAAGGAGAACCGGCGGATCTCGCTCGGTCTCAAGCAGGTGCAGGACGATCCGTGGGAGCACATGGCGGTCCGTCTCCCCGAGGGCTCGACCATCGACGCGCCGATCACCAAGGTGCTGGACAAAGGCGTCGTGGTGGACGTGGGGAACGACGTGGAGGGCTTCGTGCCCCTCTCCCAGATCACCGACAACCTGACGCGGGACAAGGACGCGCTGCAGCCCGACGAGATTCTCCAGCTGCGGGTGGTCCGGCTCGATCTGGCCAACCGGCGAATCGTGCTCTCCGTCAAGGCGTATCTGGAGCAGGAGGAGCGGGACGAACTGGCCGGATACCACAGGAGGCAGCACCAGAGCGCGAAGACGACCATCGCCGATCTGGTGGACCTCTCCGAGGCGGCCAACGCCGCCCCGACGGATCAGGAGGAGGAGGGGGATTCGGCTTGA